A single region of the Geobacillus subterraneus genome encodes:
- a CDS encoding DUF4871 domain-containing protein, translating to MKHLLVIVILFSLSACSIWEKNEKQAQNAESTASVKEMSDIEKIPVKIDQKVISHINWEVSPVFQSGNYKMRGVPNKVGFIDAPFIANKDSKYMWHFWGDSIPEGELTIVAVKKGSNDIAPALTLDGKTVWTTGVPGGSNNGADAHIPSNIRLGESGKWALLVYLGKTYWDYVVIDVN from the coding sequence GTGAAACATTTGCTAGTCATCGTAATCCTTTTTTCTTTATCCGCATGCAGTATATGGGAAAAGAATGAAAAACAAGCCCAAAATGCTGAATCTACAGCTTCGGTAAAAGAGATGAGTGATATTGAAAAAATACCTGTTAAAATAGATCAAAAAGTAATCAGTCATATCAATTGGGAAGTAAGCCCGGTTTTTCAATCTGGAAATTATAAAATGCGCGGAGTACCAAACAAAGTGGGTTTCATTGATGCACCGTTTATAGCAAACAAAGATAGCAAATACATGTGGCATTTCTGGGGGGACTCCATTCCAGAAGGAGAACTGACAATCGTTGCAGTGAAAAAAGGCAGCAACGATATAGCTCCTGCGTTAACACTAGACGGAAAAACCGTTTGGACAACGGGAGTTCCAGGAGGTTCGAATAATGGTGCAGACGCACATATACCATCAAATATAAGGCTTGGTGAATCGGGAAAATGGGCATTACTCGTCTATCTTGGAAAAACGTACTGGGATTACGTTGTAATCGACGTAAATTGA
- a CDS encoding YjiH family protein, with product MKANPNMAPSTPTPTPASGAWKFFVFSAIGIFVFFVPVSIGGTSSILLDHIVTWIRAQFPGLVPYYALIVIALGAVYPFYSKTWNKDAVTAVFSILKVLGLIVAVMLVFRIGPAWLFQPDMGPFLYDKLVVSVGLLVPIGSVFLALLVGYGLLEFVGVWMQPIMRPIWKTPGRSAIDAVASFVGSYSIGLLITNKVFKEGKYTVKEAAIIATGFSTVSVTFMVVVAKTLGLMSIWNTYFWVTFLVTFAVTAFTARMWPLSRMSDEYYDGKGEPEQRVTGNYMKQAWSEAMKAVAQSKGIGTNIWENLRDGFIMTMGILPSIMSVGLIGLLLAEYTPVFDWLGYLFYPFTLLLQIPEPLLAAKASAIEIAEMFLPALLVTEAPLVTKFIIAVVSVSAILFFSAVIPCILSTEIPLSLPRLLVIWFERTVLTLVLTAPLAYWLL from the coding sequence ATGAAAGCGAATCCGAACATGGCGCCATCCACGCCGACACCAACGCCGGCAAGCGGGGCATGGAAGTTTTTCGTCTTTAGCGCCATCGGCATTTTCGTATTTTTCGTCCCGGTTTCGATCGGCGGCACATCGTCAATTTTGCTCGATCATATTGTGACATGGATTCGCGCGCAGTTTCCGGGACTCGTCCCGTATTATGCGCTTATCGTTATTGCCCTTGGAGCGGTTTATCCGTTCTATAGTAAGACGTGGAACAAAGACGCGGTCACCGCTGTTTTTTCCATTCTCAAAGTACTTGGATTGATCGTGGCCGTTATGCTTGTGTTTCGGATTGGTCCGGCATGGCTGTTTCAGCCGGATATGGGGCCGTTTTTGTACGATAAGCTCGTCGTTTCCGTCGGCTTGCTTGTGCCGATTGGCTCGGTTTTTCTCGCTCTTCTTGTTGGCTACGGGCTGCTTGAATTCGTCGGTGTGTGGATGCAGCCGATCATGCGGCCGATTTGGAAAACGCCGGGCCGCTCGGCCATCGATGCCGTTGCCTCCTTTGTCGGCAGCTACTCCATCGGTCTTTTGATCACGAACAAAGTGTTCAAAGAGGGCAAATATACGGTGAAAGAGGCGGCAATCATCGCTACCGGCTTCTCCACCGTATCCGTCACATTTATGGTGGTTGTCGCGAAAACGTTAGGGTTAATGTCAATATGGAATACGTATTTTTGGGTGACCTTTCTCGTCACGTTTGCCGTTACAGCGTTCACCGCTCGGATGTGGCCGCTAAGCCGCATGAGCGACGAATACTACGACGGCAAGGGGGAGCCCGAGCAAAGAGTGACGGGGAACTATATGAAACAAGCTTGGTCTGAGGCGATGAAAGCGGTAGCGCAGTCAAAAGGGATTGGGACGAACATATGGGAAAACTTGCGCGATGGTTTTATCATGACGATGGGCATTTTGCCTTCCATTATGTCGGTCGGGCTGATCGGGCTGCTGCTCGCTGAATATACGCCGGTGTTTGACTGGTTGGGTTACCTGTTCTATCCATTCACCCTTCTGTTGCAAATCCCTGAACCGCTGTTGGCCGCGAAAGCTTCGGCCATCGAAATCGCAGAAATGTTTTTGCCAGCCTTGCTTGTCACCGAAGCACCGCTTGTCACAAAATTCATTATTGCGGTTGTATCCGTATCAGCGATCCTATTCTTTTCCGCTGTCATTCCATGCATTTTATCTACAGAAATTCCGCTCAGCTTGCCGAGGCTGCTGGTCATCTGGTTCGAACGCACCGTCTTGACGCTCGTCCTCACCGCTCCGCTTGCGTACTGGCTGCTTTGA
- the hutI gene encoding imidazolonepropionase: protein MRPLFVRRARQLVTLAGSSAAPLVGKNMSDLSIMENGSVWIENGTITAVGPDDELAHRFADRLAEAEVIDARGKTITPGLVDPHTHLVYAGSREHEWTMRLGGATYMEIMNAGGGIHATTKATREASEETLYEESKRRLDQFLLHGVTTVEAKSGYGLSLEHEMKQLNVVKRLDDTHPVDVVSTFLGAHAVPPEWKHDREEYIRLIIEEMIPEVSRQGLAEFNDVFCERGVFTPDEARRILEAGKAHGLTPKIHADEIEPYGGAELAAEVGAISADHLLRASDDGLRRMAERGVIGVLLPGTAFFLLTNAANARRLLDAGVPVALATDCNPGSSPTVSLPLVMSLACLHMRMTPAEALAAATINAAHAIGRAHVIGSLEPGKKADLVVFNVPNYVQIMYYYGVNHAETVIKDGKVVVAGGKVRA, encoded by the coding sequence ATGCGACCGCTCTTTGTCCGCCGCGCCCGCCAGCTCGTCACGCTGGCGGGAAGCTCCGCGGCCCCGCTTGTGGGAAAGAACATGAGCGACCTTTCCATCATGGAAAACGGCAGCGTCTGGATTGAAAACGGCACGATCACCGCCGTTGGTCCCGACGACGAACTGGCTCACCGATTTGCCGACCGGCTTGCCGAAGCAGAGGTGATCGACGCCCGCGGCAAAACGATCACCCCCGGCCTTGTCGACCCGCACACCCATCTCGTTTACGCCGGCAGCCGTGAACACGAATGGACGATGCGCCTCGGCGGGGCGACGTATATGGAGATCATGAACGCCGGCGGCGGCATTCACGCGACGACAAAGGCAACCCGTGAGGCGTCGGAAGAGACGCTGTATGAAGAAAGCAAGCGGCGGCTCGATCAGTTTTTGCTTCACGGCGTCACGACCGTTGAGGCGAAAAGCGGCTACGGGTTAAGCCTTGAGCATGAAATGAAGCAGCTTAACGTCGTCAAGCGGCTCGATGATACCCACCCGGTTGATGTCGTTTCCACCTTTCTTGGCGCCCACGCCGTTCCGCCGGAGTGGAAGCACGACCGGGAGGAATATATCCGTTTGATCATCGAAGAAATGATTCCTGAAGTCAGCCGTCAGGGGTTGGCTGAGTTCAACGACGTCTTTTGCGAGCGCGGCGTGTTCACCCCTGATGAGGCGCGCCGCATCCTCGAAGCGGGCAAAGCGCACGGCTTGACGCCGAAAATCCACGCCGATGAAATCGAACCGTACGGCGGCGCCGAACTGGCTGCTGAGGTGGGGGCGATATCGGCCGACCACTTGCTTCGTGCCTCTGATGACGGCCTCCGCCGCATGGCGGAGCGCGGCGTGATCGGCGTCCTCCTGCCAGGCACAGCGTTTTTCTTACTAACCAACGCCGCCAACGCCCGCCGCTTGCTCGACGCCGGCGTCCCAGTCGCCTTAGCGACCGACTGCAACCCTGGCTCATCGCCGACCGTCTCGCTCCCGCTGGTCATGAGCCTTGCCTGCTTGCATATGCGCATGACCCCGGCCGAGGCGCTTGCCGCCGCCACAATCAACGCCGCCCACGCCATCGGCCGCGCCCATGTGATCGGCAGCCTTGAACCAGGCAAGAAAGCGGATTTGGTCGTTTTCAACGTCCCGAACTACGTACAAATCATGTACTATTACGGCGTCAACCATGCGGAGACGGTGATCAAGGATGGGAAGGTGGTGGTGGCGGGAGGAAAGGTGCGCGCTTGA